A window of Tautonia plasticadhaerens contains these coding sequences:
- a CDS encoding LemA family protein, which produces MSLLFAQEAGGLGGTAIALIVIGVIAVILIFMAIGTYNKLVQLRNRYKNAYAQIDVQLKRRYDLIPNLVETAKGYMSHERETLEAVINARNAAVNASNQVAANPADPDAMKRLNAAESDLGSISAGTGVLGRLFALSEAYPDLKANTNMLALQEELTSTENKVAFSRQAFNDSAMTYNNAREVFPAVIFAGIFGFSPAQYFEVESPKEREAPRVSFS; this is translated from the coding sequence ATGAGTCTGCTCTTCGCCCAGGAGGCCGGTGGCCTCGGGGGGACGGCCATCGCCCTGATCGTGATCGGGGTCATCGCCGTCATCCTGATCTTCATGGCCATCGGGACGTACAACAAGCTCGTCCAGCTCCGCAACCGGTACAAGAACGCGTACGCCCAGATCGACGTCCAGCTGAAGCGGCGGTACGACCTGATCCCCAACCTCGTCGAGACGGCCAAGGGCTACATGAGCCATGAGCGGGAGACGCTGGAGGCCGTCATCAACGCCCGGAACGCCGCGGTGAACGCCAGCAATCAGGTGGCCGCTAACCCCGCCGACCCGGACGCCATGAAGCGCCTCAACGCCGCCGAGTCGGACCTGGGTTCCATCTCCGCCGGCACCGGCGTGCTCGGCCGGCTGTTCGCGCTGTCCGAGGCGTATCCCGACCTGAAGGCCAACACGAATATGCTGGCGCTCCAGGAGGAGCTGACGAGCACCGAGAACAAGGTCGCCTTCTCCCGGCAGGCGTTCAACGATTCCGCCATGACCTACAACAACGCCCGGGAGGTCTTCCCCGCCGTCATCTTCGCGGGCATCTTCGGCTTCTCCCCGGCCCAGTATTTCGAGGTCGAGTCCCCCAAGGAGCGCGAGGCGCCCCGGGTGTCGTTCTCCTGA